A part of Populus alba chromosome 8, ASM523922v2, whole genome shotgun sequence genomic DNA contains:
- the LOC118061074 gene encoding glucose-1-phosphate adenylyltransferase large subunit 3, chloroplastic/amyloplastic has protein sequence MTVSADVRFSLSAAAAGRLHGARGPGVRRYCSRLVKFGNGELMGNKLKLNQLHHQETSNLAVRIPKQQVCMSLTTDVAVESRLRDLEMEKRDPRTVVAVILGGGAGTRLFPLTKRRAKPAVPIGGSYRLIDVPMSNCINSGINKVYILTQYNSASLNRHLARAYNLGNGVSFGDGFVEALAATQTPGEAGKKWFQGTADAVRQFHWLFEGPRSKEIEDVLILSGDHLYRMDYMDFVQNHRQGGADITLSCLPMDDSRASDFGLMKIDNKGRVLSFSEKPKGVDLKAMEVDTTVLGLSKEEALKKPYIASMGVYVFKKEILLNLLRWRFPTANDFGSEIIPASAKEYYMKAYLFNDYWEDIGTIRSFFAANLALTEHPPRFSFYDATKPMYTSRRNLPPSKIDNSKIVDSIISHGSFLDNCFIEHSVIGIRSRINSNAHLQDTVMLGADFYETEAEVASVVAEGSVPVGIGENTKIKECIIDKNARIGKNVVIANSEGIQEADRSMEGFYIRSGVTVILKNSVIQDGTVI, from the exons ATGACAGTCTCGGCCGATGTCCGGTTCTCCCTCTCAGCTGCAGCTGCCGGCCGGTTGCATGGCGCCAGAGGACCGGGAGTCAGGAGATATTGCTCGAGACTTGTGAAGTTTGGCAATGGAGAGTTGATGGGAAATAAGCTGAAGTTAAACCAACTTCATCATCAAGAAACTAGTAATCTTGCTGTTAGAATTCCTAAGCAACAAGTTTGCATGTCTCTTACTACTGATGTAGCAGTGGAGTCCAGG TTGAGGGACCTAGAGATGGAAAAAAGAGATCCACGAACAGTCGTGGCTGTTATTCTTGGCGGAGGCGCCGGTACTCGTCTTTTCCCTCTGACAAAGCGCCGTGCCAAACCTGCT GTCCCAATCGGAGGCTCATACAGACTGATAGATGTGCCAATGAGCAACTGCATCAACAGTGGAATCAACAAGGTATACATCCTCACTCAATACAACTCAGCATCACTGAACAGGCATCTTGCTCGTGCCTACAACCTCGGTAATGGAGTCAGTTTTGGAGATGGTTTTGTCGAG GCCCTGGCAGCTACTCAAACTCCTGGAGAGGCAGGTAAGAAGTGGTTCCAGGGCACCGCTGATGCTGTGCGGCAATTTCATTGGCTTTTTGAG GGCCCAAGAAGCAAGGAGATTGAGGATGTGCTAATTCTTTCTGGAGATCACTTGTATCGAATGGACTACATGGACTTTGTGCAG AATCATCGGCAGGGTGGTGCAGATATTACTCTGTCTTGTCTACCGATGGATGACAG CCGGGCCTCAGATTTTGGTCTCATGAAGATTGACAATAAGGGGAGAGTCCTTTCCTTCAGTGAAAAACCGAAGGGGGTTGACCTGAAGGCAATG GAAGTCGACACGACGGTGTTGGGGCTTTCGAAGGAAGAGGCTTTAAAGAAACCATACATTGCTTCAATGGGAGTGTATGTCTTCAAGAAGGAGATACTTTTGAACCTTTTAAG GTGGCGTTTTCCAACTGCAAATGACTTTGGATCGGAGATAATTCCAGCTTCGGCAAAAGAATATTATATGAAG GCGTATCTCTTCAATGATTATTGGGAAGACATAGGAACCATCAGATCCTTCTTTGCTGCAAATCTTGCCCTCACTGAGCAT CCTCCAAGGTTTAGTTTCTATGATGCAACAAAGCCAATGTATACATCACGAAGAAACCTACCCCCATCCAAGATTGACAATAGCAAG ATAGTTGATTCAATCATATCTCATGGAAGTTTCTTAGACAACTGCTTCATCGAACACAGTGTAATTGGTATCCGATCTCGAATAAACTCAAATGCCCACTTACAG GATACAGTAATGCTCGGTGCTGACTTTTATGAAACGGAAGCTGAAGTGGCATCAGTGGTTGCTGAAGGAAGTGTACCGGTTGGGATaggagaaaacacaaaaatcaa AGAATGcataattgataaaaatgcCAGAATCGGGAAGAATGTCGTTATTGCAAATTCAGAG GGCATACAAGAGGCCGATAGATCAATGGAAGGCTTCTACATCCGATCTGGTGTTACGGTCATATTAAAGAACTCTGTTATTCAAGATGGAActgtaatataa
- the LOC118061076 gene encoding uncharacterized GPI-anchored protein At5g19250 isoform X1: MVLKVVVLLQFRMHTNLEMIPGPKWSVAFFSVQSRDEEDALLQGINNYRTSFNLTTLTKNDNAECLAEEIADQFKNQPCTNTTGSNTVPGTEPQFPNYPSLLAKCHLNVSNTRDGAVMPACVPNLDPSLVLTNFTRTSYSDNLNDTKFTGAGIGSDGNWIVVVLTTSTPEGSFVTSKTDGSDSNAANLTAKNTGLIYHLLFLLIGSLFML, translated from the exons ATGGTTTTAAAAGTTGTTGTCCTCTTGCAATTTAGAATGCACACGAATTTGGAAATGATCCCAGGTCCCAAGTGGTCTGTGGCTTTCTTTTCAGTACAGTCCC GTGATGAGGAGGATGCTCTTCTTCAAGGGATTAACAACTATAGGACATCCTTCAATTTGACTACCCTCACAAAAAATGATAACGCAGAGTGCCTTGCAGAGGAGATAGCTGACCAATTTAAGAACCAGCCCTGTACAAATACCACGGGTTCCAACACAGTACCAGGCACTGAGCCGCAGTTCCCCAATTACCCGAGCCTTCTAGCCAAATGCCATTTGAATGTCTCCAACACAAGGGATGGAGCTGTGATGCCTGCTTGTGTTCCCAACCTGGATCCAAGTCTTGTGCTCACTAACTTCACACGGACTTCATACTCCGATAACCTTAATGATACTAAGTTTACAGGAGCTGGGATTGGTTCTGATGGTAACTGGATCGTTGTTGTTCTGACCACAAGCACACCTGAGGGAAGTTTTGTGACTTCCAAGACAGACGGTTCGGATTCCAATGCAGCCAATTTGACCGCCAAGAATACTGGTCTAATCTATCACTTACTGTTTTTGCTGATAGGTTCTCTCTTCATGTTGTGA
- the LOC118061076 gene encoding uncharacterized GPI-anchored protein At3g06035 isoform X2, producing MASSRFSLLFPFFVFFIILCLISHPVICDGDEEDALLQGINNYRTSFNLTTLTKNDNAECLAEEIADQFKNQPCTNTTGSNTVPGTEPQFPNYPSLLAKCHLNVSNTRDGAVMPACVPNLDPSLVLTNFTRTSYSDNLNDTKFTGAGIGSDGNWIVVVLTTSTPEGSFVTSKTDGSDSNAANLTAKNTGLIYHLLFLLIGSLFML from the exons atggcTTCTTCAagattttctcttctcttcccattctttgttttcttcattattcTCTGCTTGATCAGTCACCCTGTCATCTGTGACG GTGATGAGGAGGATGCTCTTCTTCAAGGGATTAACAACTATAGGACATCCTTCAATTTGACTACCCTCACAAAAAATGATAACGCAGAGTGCCTTGCAGAGGAGATAGCTGACCAATTTAAGAACCAGCCCTGTACAAATACCACGGGTTCCAACACAGTACCAGGCACTGAGCCGCAGTTCCCCAATTACCCGAGCCTTCTAGCCAAATGCCATTTGAATGTCTCCAACACAAGGGATGGAGCTGTGATGCCTGCTTGTGTTCCCAACCTGGATCCAAGTCTTGTGCTCACTAACTTCACACGGACTTCATACTCCGATAACCTTAATGATACTAAGTTTACAGGAGCTGGGATTGGTTCTGATGGTAACTGGATCGTTGTTGTTCTGACCACAAGCACACCTGAGGGAAGTTTTGTGACTTCCAAGACAGACGGTTCGGATTCCAATGCAGCCAATTTGACCGCCAAGAATACTGGTCTAATCTATCACTTACTGTTTTTGCTGATAGGTTCTCTCTTCATGTTGTGA
- the LOC118061078 gene encoding mitochondrial outer membrane protein porin of 36 kDa — protein MGKGPGLYADIGKKARDLLYKDYQSDHKFTVTTYTSTGVALTSTGIKKGELFLADVSGQLKNKNITTDIKVDTNSNLLTTITIDEPAPGLKTIFSFKVPDQRSGKVELQYQHEHAGISTSLGLTANPIVNFSGVIGSNVVSLGTDLSFDTATGNFTKYNAGLSYANADLIASLTVNDKGDTLTASYYHTVRPLTSTAVGAELTRCFSSNENTLTIGTQHALDPLTTVKARLNNYGKASALIQHEWRPKSLFTISGEVDTKAVEKSAKIGLALALKP, from the exons atgggaaAAGGCCCAGGTCTCTACGCCGATATTGGCAAAAAAGCTAGAG ATCTTCTCTATAAAGATTACCAGAGCGACCACAAGTTCACTGTCACTACTTATACCTCAACTGGAGTT GCACTCACTTCAACTGGGATCAAGAAAGGTGAGCTGTTTTTAGCGGATGTCAGCGGTCAGCTAAAGAACAAGAACATCACAACTGATATAAAAGTGGACACAAACTCAAAT CTTCTCACAACTATTACTATTGACGAACCTGCTCCTGGGCTCAAGACCATCTTTAGCTTCAAAGTCCCTGATCAGAGATCTGGCAAG GTTGAGCTCCAGTACCAGCATGAGCATGCTGGGATAAGCACTAGCCTTGGGTTGACTGCAAATCCCATTGTTAACTTCTCAGGCGTGATTGGGAGTAATGTTGTTTCTCTTGGGACGGATCTCTCATTTGATACTGCTACTGGGAACTTCACTAAATACAACGCCGGGTTGAGTTATGCAAATGCTGACCTGATTGCTTCTCTGACAGT CAATGACAAGGGAGACACCCTTACTGCTTCCTACTACCACACAGTGAGACCATTGACCAGTACAGCGGTCGGCGCTGAGCTGACCCGTTGTTTTTCAAGCAACGAGAACACATTGACCATCGGCACGCAGCATGCACTCGACCCCCTGACTACGGTGAAGGCTCGGTTGAACAACTatgggaaagcgagtgctcttATCCAGCATGAGTGGCGCCCCAAGTCTCTCTTCACAATCTCGGGGGAGGTTGATACGAAGGCAGTTGAAAAGAGCGCGAAGATTGGATTGGCCTTGGCTCTCAAGCCCTAG
- the LOC118061124 gene encoding 2-oxoadipate dioxygenase/decarboxylase, chloroplastic-like — protein sequence MASFFLDYGYKQQEELKFPAKKLKALWFSPPSGLPHEDAATGSGVNGPLPRIFISELLVDQLSPQAQEIIEKYIETSGSGYKHATLASALGSLTWKKPFFSDFQQLAKESEYAAWTLVNGYALNHVTISTHRLKTHLTNIRALNQFLQENGFNLNSEGGVLKVSPDGLLLQSSTVADSISFKFSDGFTESVPCSYIEFAERLVLPQHKNLRMEEVKEFHRRDGFEVGNADKIFESTSKEQLTRRTG from the exons ATGGCAAGTTTCTTCCTGGATTATGGGTATAAACAACAGGAGGAGCTGAAATTTCCAGCAAAAAAGTTGAAAGCTCTGTGGTTTTCACCTCCCAGTGGCCTCCCGCATGAGGATGCTGCCACTGGCAGTGGTGTTAATGGCCCTTTGCCAAGAATTTTTATATCAGAGCTTCTCGTTGATCAATTAAGTCCACAAGCTCAA gaaattattgaaaaatacataGAAACATCAGGCAGTGGATACAAGCATGCAACTCTTGCTAGTGCTCTGGGGTCGTTAACATGGAAGAAGCCCTTCTTTTCTGACTTTCAGCAATTGGCAAA GGAGAGTGAATATGCTGCCTGGACACTTGTCAATGGTTATGCACTCAACCATGTCACTATTTCCACTCATCGCCTGAAAACTCACTTGACAAATATCAGAGCCCTCAATCAGTTCCTCCAAGAGAATGGATTCAACCTGAATTCTGAAGGGGGTGTTCTCAAAG TGAGCCCTGATGGTCTCCTGCTTCAAAGCTCAACTGTAGCCGACTCAATCTCTTTCAAGTTTTCTGATGGCTTCACTGAATCAGTTCCCTGCTCATACATAGAGTTTGCCGAACGCCTTGTGTTGccacaacataaaaatctacgCATGGAAGAG GTCAAGGAGTTTCACAGGCGAGATGGGTTTGAGGTTGGAAATGCAGATAAGATTTTTGAGAGCACATCCAAAGAGCAATTGACAAGGCGAACTGGGTGA